In Seonamhaeicola sp. S2-3, the genomic window ACCTTATCGGCTTCTACGAAAGAATTACAAGCCATAAAAAGCCGTAATGCCAAATGGGCAAAGGATCAAGATGCCCGTCCAGGAGCTGGTGCCAAAGGCAGTCGCTATACCAGTAACAAGACCCATTACAGTCCCACCGATCCGGATGCGCGCATCAGTGTAAAACCGGGAAAGGCAAGAAAACTCAATTACCTTAGCCAGCTTACAGTAGATACGGCAAACCATGTGATAAGCGATATAAAAGCGTACCATGCCGATGGCAAAGACAGTCAGCATTTACCAGATATCGTTAAGCGGGTAAAACAACGGCTTTGGAAAACGGCACTGGTTTGGGAAAATTGTGTGGCTGACACGGGCTATAGCAGCGGCGAGAATTATGCCTTTCTAGAGGCAATAGGCCTAAAAAGTTTTATACCCGCCCACGGCACTTATAAGGGCGGTCCGGATGGATTTACCTATCACGAAAAGGAAGATTATTATACATGTCCTCAAGGCCAAATCATCCCCTTTAAAAAAGTGTTTATAGAAAAAAAGAACAACACCAAGAAGAAGGAATACCGCGGCTCAAAACCGTTGTGTTTGGACTGTCCAGTACGCACTGCATGCCTAGGGAAAACGGCACAGGAAAAGAAGTTTACCGTTACCTATTACCGCTCGGAATATGAGCGTAACATAGCCCGGGTAGAAAGCAGCCAAGGGCGTTATATGAAAGGAAAACGGCAGAGCACCGTAGAACCTGTATTTGGTACGCTCACACAATTTATGGGCCTAAGAAAAGTGAATACCATTGGAATTGAGCAGGCCAATAAATGCATGCAACTTTCTGCCATAGCCTACAACCTTAAAAAATATATGAAATTTATAGAAAAACGTACTAAAAGCGGAGCAGGGGCACAGGCGCTTTATTTTAGTCTCAAAAATACCTTTTACAACCTTATAAACATGCTTTTAAAGCCTTTTAAAACACCAGGATTTTTAAGTCTATAAAAACAGAAACCGCCTTTAAAGACGGTTTCTAATTATAATTTTAGGATTCATTATGGGCTTGTGCAACGGTTACCGGTGTTGCCACCAGTTTTTTTTATTCATATTGAACTTTCACTCCTTTTTGTTCAAATTTTTTAATTGTTTCTTTTATTTCCAATTCGTTAAAATCATTTTCTCTTATTAACAAATAATTCAGTTTAGGCAAAGTCAATAATGTATCAGGAATTGACGTCAAATCATTTCCATTTACTGCAAGACTTTCTAAATTTTTAATTCCGCCAATCCATTCAGGAATTGTTTTGATTTCATTATATCCAATTGTCAGTCTTTTAAGTTTCGGAAACTCTAAAACACTTTTAGGGAATACTTTCAGTTTATTAGAATGCACATTTAAATACTCAAGATTTCTCAACTTTAAAAGTCCGTTTGGAAGTTTAGTCAAATTCTGATAATTTATTAAAACCTCTTTTTGGTCAAGATAATTTCCGTTTTCATAACCTACTTTTAGATTGTTTTTAAATTCTTCATTTTTGAGTTTTTCGCAAATTAAATCTCCGATTGAATCTCTGTATCTATAATCAACTTCTCCCAAGTCGCTTATTGTTCCAACAACGTAATTAAATTTGTAATTTTTTTCTCCGTAACAATTATATTGCTCAAAGTAAGTGGCTGAAAACTTTTCTCCACTACCAACTACAGGAAAACTATATCTATGCTTAAATGTTTCCTTTTTTGAAGAAGTTAATAAAATTCCATTTTCGGGAATGAGGATTTTATTATTTGTAAAATAATTACTTTCAAGTTTTGGTTGGTTTTCTATTCCGAAAACTATTATAAAACTCTGATTTTTTCCAACAAAAGGTTCATTTTCATTCGTGAAATAAATTTCACTTCCAACGTCCCAATTTAAATGGTACAAAGTATGGGATAGAACATAAACAAATATTAAAGTCCATTCAATAATTTGTCGGTATTTGACTTTTAATTTTTTAAGTAAAAAACTTGTTAATACTAAAATTGAATAAATTCCAAACAACCAAAGTATAGCTCCAATTCCCCAAAATCCCATAATAAAGAATATGAAAATTCCGAAAAGAAAGACTATAATACTAAACGAATATATTGGATTTCTGATGTTCATTCAAATTGGTGGCAACGGCCCTGGCTATGGCAAGTGCGGGATTTTGAAACCGTTTACTTGTCCGCCTACCGTAAATTTATTTATTTGTAATGTCTTCATATTTGAGCATTCAGCCCGCATTTGCTATAGCCGATGTTGTGCGTTCGTGCTTTTATTTTTTATTATCATTTTTAAGTCCGTGTACAAGTAAATTGCAGCTATAGTCATTGCTCCAATTCCTGCCAATGGTGTTTTCCAATTGACCGGATTGAAAATTGCATAAAACCCAATACCAATTAGAAACAAACAAAATGGATAAGCAAAAAGTCGAATTATGACCTTTTTAAAAGTCCACTCTTTTTCAGGTTTCTCGATTTTTTCTTGAATAGGAATACCTTTCTTTACGTCAACAAGGTTTTTGAGAAAAGTGTCAATATTTCTCCTGTTCCAACCAAATGAAGCTACTGAACTCCATTTGTTCGGGTCGCAAATACTGTTCAATAGAAGTCGGTCTTTGTCTTTTATGATTGTAATCATCTCACCCCAACTACCTGTCCAATTCCAAGGTCGATATGCTCGGAATATTTGGTCGTTGTTAAATTCGATTTGCCATTCATACTCTTTTGCTGTCCTTTCGATTGCTTCTTGAAATTCATGGTCAGTGTACTCAACTTTTACTTCTCTAAATCTTAGTCGTCTTTTCTGAATGAAGTAAAACGCAATTGCAGGAATTATCCATGGCCAAGTTGTCGAAATGAGTTCGTTTGCAGTTCTCACTCCGTCATAAGTCTCAGTTACATAGATTTCAAATAAACTGAAAAGAGTCAGGCCTGGAATAAACAGAATGAACAACACAATGAAAAAGTGGTCAAGAGTCTGCCAACGACTTAGTTTCAGTCGTTTTGTTTGTTTCATTATGTCAATCCATTCTTTCTTCATTGGTTTTTTCGCATGACGCACAACGTGTTTGTACAAGGTTAGTTGCGTGGTTTAAGCACTAAATTTACTAAATAATTACTGACAAAGAAAATCCGAGAGGATTTTCGTAAGTAGGCTAGAAGCAAGCAATTAATTTTGTACGGTGTGCCTGTTGCACAAGACTTGCTAAATATACAGAAATTTCGTATATTTAATAATGCAAGGCACAAAAATATTTCAAGAAAAGCTATTCAATCAATTTAGGCTAAGCGACCGCGTACCAGAAGAGAATTTCTACCGACGTCTTCGTGGAGCTATCGACCTTAATTTCCTTTACAAAAGGACTCAGAAATTCTATGGATCAAGCGGACAAAAAAGCATCGACCCTGTTGTATTCTTTAAGCTATGTTTGGTTGGTTATTTAGAAAATATAACAAGCGACCGTAAGCTTATATCACATTGTAGCATGCGCTTGGATATCTTGTATTTTTTAGGCTATGATATCGACGAAGAATTACCGTGGCATTCTACTATAAGCCGTACACGCCAACTATTTCCAGAAGCGGTATTTGAATCTGTTTTCACAAAAATATTTGGGCTATGTGTCTCGGCAGGTATGGTTGCCGGCCATACCCAGACCATAGATTCCGCCCCTGTAAAGGCCAATGCTTCTATGGATACTTTAGAACTGAAAGTGCCAGAAGAGGATTTAGAAGGGCATCTTCGGGAAATTCGTAACATCAGCCATCGAGATAAACAGAAGCCCTTAAGGCAATCTAAAGCAAACAAGGCCGATAAAGACCAACAAACCTTATCGGCTTCTACGAAAGAATTACAGGCCATAAAAAGGCGTAATGCCAAATGGGCAAAGGATCAAGATGCACGTCCAGGAGCTGGTGCTAAAGGCAGTCGCTATACCAGTAACAAGACCCATTACAGTCCCACCGATCCGGATGCGCGCATCAGTGTAAAACCGGGAAAGGCAAGAAAACTCAATTACCTTAGTCAACTTACAGTAGATACGGCAAACCATGTGATAAGTGATATAAGAGCGTACCATGCCGATGGCAAAGACAGTCAGCATTTACCAGATATCG contains:
- a CDS encoding IS1182 family transposase produces the protein MQGTKIFQEKLFNQFRLSERVPEHNFYRRLKEVLDLEFLYKLTRPYYGDSGQKSIDPVVFFKLCLVGYLENITSDRKLIPHCSMRLDILYFLGYDIDEELPWHSTISRTRQLFPEAVFESVFTKIFELCVSAGMVAGHTQTIDSAPVKANASMDTLELKVPEEDLEGHLREIRNISHRDKQKPLRQSKANKADKAQQTLSASTKELQAIKSRNAKWAKDQDARPGAGAKGSRYTSNKTHYSPTDPDARISVKPGKARKLNYLSQLTVDTANHVISDIKAYHADGKDSQHLPDIVKRVKQRLWKTALVWENCVADTGYSSGENYAFLEAIGLKSFIPAHGTYKGGPDGFTYHEKEDYYTCPQGQIIPFKKVFIEKKNNTKKKEYRGSKPLCLDCPVRTACLGKTAQEKKFTVTYYRSEYERNIARVESSQGRYMKGKRQSTVEPVFGTLTQFMGLRKVNTIGIEQANKCMQLSAIAYNLKKYMKFIEKRTKSGAGAQALYFSLKNTFYNLINMLLKPFKTPGFLSL
- a CDS encoding leucine-rich repeat domain-containing protein; protein product: MGFWGIGAILWLFGIYSILVLTSFLLKKLKVKYRQIIEWTLIFVYVLSHTLYHLNWDVGSEIYFTNENEPFVGKNQSFIIVFGIENQPKLESNYFTNNKILIPENGILLTSSKKETFKHRYSFPVVGSGEKFSATYFEQYNCYGEKNYKFNYVVGTISDLGEVDYRYRDSIGDLICEKLKNEEFKNNLKVGYENGNYLDQKEVLINYQNLTKLPNGLLKLRNLEYLNVHSNKLKVFPKSVLEFPKLKRLTIGYNEIKTIPEWIGGIKNLESLAVNGNDLTSIPDTLLTLPKLNYLLIRENDFNELEIKETIKKFEQKGVKVQYE
- a CDS encoding IS1182 family transposase, whose translation is MQGTKIFQEKLFNQFRLSDRVPEENFYRRLRGAIDLNFLYKRTQKFYGSSGQKSIDPVVFFKLCLVGYLENITSDRKLISHCSMRLDILYFLGYDIDEELPWHSTISRTRQLFPEAVFESVFTKIFGLCVSAGMVAGHTQTIDSAPVKANASMDTLELKVPEEDLEGHLREIRNISHRDKQKPLRQSKANKADKDQQTLSASTKELQAIKRRNAKWAKDQDARPGAGAKGSRYTSNKTHYSPTDPDARISVKPGKARKLNYLSQLTVDTANHVISDIRAYHADGKDSQHLPDIVKRVKQRLWKAALVWENCVADTGYSSGENYAFLEAIGLKSFIPAHGTYKGGPEGFTYHEKEDYYTCSQGKIIPFKKVFIEKKNNTKKKEYRGSKPLCLDCPVRTACLGKTAQEKKFTVTYYRSEYERNIARVESNQGRYMKGKRQSTVEPVFGTLTQFMGLRKVNTIGIEQANKCMQLSAIAYNLKKYMKFIEKRTKSGAGAQTLYFSAKNTFYKVINMLLKPFKTPEFLSV